Part of the Kryptolebias marmoratus isolate JLee-2015 linkage group LG20, ASM164957v2, whole genome shotgun sequence genome, GTAGATCCAGTCTCAACTGTCCTAGTCTTTTCTCAGGACAGACCAGAAAATTTTGCGCCAAATCAGATTCAAAACCTAAAGCTGTACACCATTAAAAGGCAGCGGCACGGCGAGCTCTTAAAAGCACGAAAAGCTCCACCCCGTTACTACGCGATGGCCAAGTGGCTGCAGCTCTCTGCTTCTCAGTCTTATCGTTGAGTCAACAAAGAGGGCATCGGATAAAGACAGCGACCAGCAGAAGTTGGACCTCCGCCATCGATTTTTGCAACACATGCAGTGCTTTACATCTTAGAGACCAGGTAAGATCAATTTGCGCCACTGATCATTTATCAGCTCGTTAGGACAAAGATCAAATTTAATCAGATcaattttgttttggtcaaaatcgAAGCGTTAAGCGTAGCGCTCACTTTGTTTTCCCGCTTTAAATTTAGCATTCAATTCATTCCCCATACAATTTTATAAATGTCACAAAGCATTCGCCGGGCAGCTACGGATGTTTTATGTTGGACGTGTTTGTGTAGTAGTTATTTActcatttgaatattttattttggatctTGACAAAGTACAGTCCTTGACTTTTGATAGTTCATATTTGAATTCTGGCAGCACAAAAGGGTTTCTGTCAACTAAGAATTGACCTATATAAAAGCTACAGAGATGTaagtttgttttggggttttttcaaTAAAGTTGGTAAGTTTGGAAAAATTCAAAAGATACTATAAGATTCTGtaacaagcagaacaaactgTCAGGAATgagtatttaaaaaagacacCCTGACAGGTTTGtctagtttaaaaaagaaacaaatcttgGTGTATAAATGTAAACGTGGGGCTGATAACATCTGCAATGGACCAGTGTTGAATGTGTGTCGCCTTTGAACCCACAGACAGCGCTTCACCAGAAACCATAATCAACATCACCGCAAACGACTCAGGAATACGTCAGAAAACAGTTGTCTGTTTTCACACCATCGCTCCTTTCTGCGATACGACCTGAAACCTGTGTGCAGAAGCAACGCGGGTTTATCCGAAGAGGGAGAGCAAGATGTTGAACCCGAGCTCTCCGGTTTAATGAGAATTAACAATAATCAAAAGCCAGCATTTATGAGTTTGGGCTGTATAAGATACCATGACTGCAGAAGGGTCAGATTTCTCCTACAGCACTGCAACAAATAGCATCTTCAGTTTTCAAACAGTTACAAACAAGGTATCCATTTTGTAGAAGTGCCACACTGGCATGGTAATGACGTGAATGATACCAGCTCGGGCTCATGTCCACTCAGCGTTAGCTTGGGAGCCCTGGTTACTGTCTGTTGtccagttttttcccccctttacTCCATGCTGACATTTTTCCATTACTGTCTGCAACATGAAAACCAAATGACTCATATTTGTGCGCTGGACTGCATGAGACCTACATTTTGAAGAAGGTGCACTTAGCTCCCAGTAATTtatggtgtttttctttcacaggaCAGGAAGTAGAGAGACCACATCATAAAACACACCTGCCATCGACCTGTGATTCCTCCGATTTACTCAAAAGCATGATGGCGTCACCTGCGATGATTTCAAACTTCACACAGGAGTGGGTCGAGACCATGAAGCGGTGGCAGCTCGAACTGTTTTGCATCCCTACTGTTGTCATCAGCTTAGCCACCTTTCTGGTCAACCCAGTCCTCCTGATGTGTATTTTTCTGACCCGAGCCCTGCGGCAGGAGACCCGCTACTTGCTGGTGGCCAACACCCTGATAGCAGACATAATCTTCCTCATCCTCAACTTGATCACACTGACTGGCAACGCCGCGGGCGCTCAGATACCTTGGATTGTTTGTGAGCTGCTCACAGCGGTCCTCGTCACCGCTTACTGCTGTGCCATCCTCACAGTCACTCTGATGGTGGTCGACACCTTCGCTGCTGTCCGCTGGCCTCTCTATTACCATGACTTTCTCTCCCCTGCCCGCACCCACTGCATCCTGGTGGGGTTGTGGGTGCTGGCAGCTATTTACCCTTTCACCTTGATGATCCTTGTGAGGGAGGACAAGGAAAGCTCTCTCAAAAAAGTGCCCGTTTGTCTGGCTCTCATCTCCCTTGGTTTCCTTCAGGTCAAAAACATCGAGGCAATTTACTTGTACTTCTTTATATCGGCCCTGATCTGTGCCTTTCTCATTTTTTACTGCTACATTCGACTGTACATGGTCACAAGGACGCAGGGGATCTGGCACAGCCGGTTCTCCCGGGCCCGAGTCACCGTGCTGGCCCACGGGGTTCTTCTCCTGCTTTACTTCGCCCCGGGATTTGTCTTCACCCTGGAGCTGTTCGTGTTCCAGCGGGACGATGTAAGTCACGACGTCCGAGTGTGGATCAGCACGGTCAATGCTTGCGTTCTCATGCTGCTGCCGCGGGCGCTTGCTCCCTACCTGTACGGACTAAGGTACAGGGAGATCGCTGGCACTCTGATTGCACGTCTGCATCGCCACAAGAGACTCAGACAGATCACCTTCTCGTGAAGTCTTCTAAAAACTGCCAGCTATTCATACTACTACCTGTCTCCACTGGATTGTCACTGTGGTGGAGCTATTTAGTGTAATACGTCTAATTATTCATCAAAGTCTGTGATTTTAGTGCAATAGTTTGATGCTTTTGGTGACCAGCCAACCTTTTTGTTCAGGTTTCAAGCGTCTGCGTTGTTTATAAATGTCCACATAGACACATAATGCCTGAAGGATCATTATATGAGATTTGCTTTgttgaaaacacattttggtcatttttatcTCCTGCCACCAAAGTCAGGCATTACGCCACACTTTGAGGCCTTTAAtagttttatcttgttttacaATGTGAGGTACTTTTGTAAAATTCTTACTGTCAAATAATAAGTCTAATAATTTAAGTTTGTTCCATGTTTAGATGAAAAATTGCACAGAAGCCGTATGGTTGCTCTATATTACGCATGTATTTGTCATCATGTATTTGTAAGCCATGACTGTAAGGAAATACTCTTGCAAGTAGAAAAATAACAACCCCACTCCCTGTATGTGTCacacttgtgtgttttgtttgtttgacataCTTCTTGATTCTGTCTTCTACTTTCAGCTACCTTGAGTCTAAATAAAAAGATACCACACTCCCTCACTTTTCCATGTTTATGTCTTAATctttaaccatttttaaaggcaaaatatatatatatatacagctaaaatatacattttacgATGTTGTTCAAAGCCCTGCAAATCAGAGGGCAGCCGTTTTATTGCCGCAAGCACTCCACTTTATTTGACTGCAAAGccttgtttgtgtaaaactggaTGTGTACACGGATTGTTTACATGGCAGTTTAAGGCGGATTAAAAGTGGCGTTCTGGCCGTGGAGTGCACTTTGTTTACCTGTTACAAGAGCTCAACAGAAGAGGGAGACATTTGCCTGCCATTTGGGCTGCACCGCTGTtactttgtggaaaaaaacgagcacaggtgtgtgtttgacatCTGTGTACATAGCCTGCCTTTGTTGCTTTCAGTATGCTTCATACATCTGCTCACCGTCCATCACATAGTTGAGACCTGCACAGAACTGCACATACCCTACTGTTGTTTGCAATCTTAATATAGCTCTGTAAACTGATGGGGAAGGTAAAGTTCTTcatcatcttttgttttctcttaatAAATTGCTTGGTTCTGGTTAATTCAACCAGCAGGTGCTTGGGGCCCAAAATGATTCTGATTGACTCCTGATTTATTCCTGTTTCTTGATTTTGGTTGCTGATCTCAGACCAGTGTCTGAGTGTTTCTGTAAATCCTAATCAAACATTATTTAATGTCATTTGAATGTCCTAACATTTGTTGACTGTGGATACGAGTTTGGATCAATTAAGGGTGAATACAAGTCTTGAAGCACATAAAAGCAGTGAAAATGCACAATCAGGCTGTAATGTCTCAAGAATACCTTTATCCAACTGAAGCAGCACGTGGCTCTAAATACCTGATGACACTGTTTTGCAACAGTATTAGGAAGTTGGCATCCTTTGTTCCGGTaagctcctccttcctcttcacctgaaaaaaaaacaacaaatagctGGTAACTGCGTTTCATCCTCTTTTCACCTGTCTTTCTAGTAAAATGATAAGGccgtgactttttttttttactttatcgGCCTTTTTAGTCGCCTTCACAGCTCCGTAAATAAGATTTCCTCTCGCTGCAAACGGTTTGTTGTTCGTATGTAAACTCTTGAATAAAGTTTGCCAACAGCGTCTTTTTAACATTGCGACACACCAGCTGACATCTACAAGTTCGTACAACCCCCTCTTCAAAACTGTTATTCtattacttttttgttgttgttgttattattgcGCTCACTTCTTGGGATTTCATTTCGAGTAAGTGTcgtttgtttgcaaacaaagGGAAGCCACGTGGAGATATAAAGCCCCCTGGGAAGTGTTGTTTCCTTGTTCGTCCGGCGTGAGCGTCATAACGAAAATAAGACTCAGTTACCCATAATGCACCAGCGTAGGGCCTGTGGGTGGGCTTTTGACAAGTATATATATAGATTCTGTGTTTACAACAAAGTCAGctagtctttgtttgtttcttcgaAACAAGTCAAAATGTTCCGGTTGAGTAGCACCTTATCTAATCTTTCTTAATTGTTAGGTGGAAAATATAGGAAAAGAGATATTGCTAAAACTTCTCAGGATATAGAGTTGCTTTTAATAAtacttattgtttttcagggttttttttctcttcacttttaaaagaaagaataagCCTCACCTGGACTCTTCTGATAAAGGTAATAACTTTTCCCGAGTAATGTGGACGTTAGAAACACGTATCAGAGTAAACTTCGGTGTGTTTTACGGGAATTGACATGTAACTTGCgaactttttcagctttttcctcaACCGCTAACGGTCGGCGCGAGCGAAGCTTCCAACGTCTGTGGCACGAGGCAAGTCTGCTTTTGTTGAACCCAAACtcctacatttttttatttccttttgtgttCTCGCACCTGAGTGCATCACAGGCGGCTGTTTGTTATCactacaacaaaaacattgttatatAACGATATATAATTTAAtccttgttttgtatttttgaaaagtGTCACAAACAAGTatcatattttcaaaaaaaactttattgtttgtgGATGAAAACAAAGCTTAAGACAGTTCAAacctacatttattttattatgaaaagattttacttcctgttccttTATTATTGTTAATCCTTTGCTGCTAACTATAGACTATTCATAATGTAAATGTCAGACACATCTGGCTAAACCTGTCTCTGTCTTATAGTCTGTTTTAACTGCAGTGACCTTCTGCTTCTAGAGAATAAGGCACGTGAATGGGCAgtcttaaaagttaaaaaaaacaagagctaaaTGACCTCACAAGAACACAGGCAAAATGGCCATAAGCCAAAATTAATCCCTCTTAAACTGTTGAAATAACTTCTTAGTACATCAttattaaatgtgtgttttaatgtacaCAAAAGGGACAGCATTGAAGACAACAGGTTTAATAGAACCAAAAAGTCACTCAAGGTTACATCAGTATCCTAAGCCGCGTACCTGTTCCAGTATCTATTATGTGGTGTCTATTAGCATCCCTGCCTCAGTCTCTTTGAAAACAAACCTGACTGACATGTAGGTTGGTCCTCCAACCGTTGCTCAACCTCTTCCCGCCTCTGTTTCTTCGTCACCCTCGGTCTCATGCAATCTGTTGTGCTGCAGGGCACAACTGTTTCGCAGCAGGGTTTAGCTTGCTAAAGAAGGGCCATTCAAATTTATGGGTAGCTCTTATTGAACTCGTCTGCGATGTAAAATGGTGCATGCTTTCCTCGTGGCAGTGCATGGGGTCACTTTTGTGGTGATCCAGTTAGGCTGCCATTGTTGTCCGTATGCCTCTTTTCACTTTCCTGATCGGAATAATTTCATATCTTAGATTATCCAGAAGTTAAAGCGGGTCTATCAAAGGAAGCTGCAGCCATGGTGTTGATTCTTGGCCGAAGGATGAACAGTGGGGACTCT contains:
- the LOC108239436 gene encoding probable G-protein coupled receptor 148, whose product is MMASPAMISNFTQEWVETMKRWQLELFCIPTVVISLATFLVNPVLLMCIFLTRALRQETRYLLVANTLIADIIFLILNLITLTGNAAGAQIPWIVCELLTAVLVTAYCCAILTVTLMVVDTFAAVRWPLYYHDFLSPARTHCILVGLWVLAAIYPFTLMILVREDKESSLKKVPVCLALISLGFLQVKNIEAIYLYFFISALICAFLIFYCYIRLYMVTRTQGIWHSRFSRARVTVLAHGVLLLLYFAPGFVFTLELFVFQRDDVSHDVRVWISTVNACVLMLLPRALAPYLYGLRYREIAGTLIARLHRHKRLRQITFS